In Rhizobium sp. BT03, the sequence ACCGGAGAGCGCGATGGCGACGATGATGATGGTGAAGATCAGCGCCATCATCGTCCAGCCGCCTTCGCTGCGCGGGTTCATGTGCAGGAAGAAGACCATGTGGACGACGATCTGGACGGCGCCGATGGCCATCACCAGCACCGCCGTCACCGCCGGGCTGGCGAACACGCCTGACATGACCAGCCAGAAGGGAATGGCGGTCAGGACGACGGAGAGCGCGAAGCCCATCATATAGCTGCGGAAGGTGCCGTGGCCGGCCTGATGACCGTGGCTGTGGCCGTGATGGGCCTCGTGGGCATCCTCATGTGCGGGTGCTTGCGAACTCATCCGAGAACTCCCAGGAGATAGACGAAGGAAAAGACGCCGATCCAGACGACGTCGAGGAAGTGCCAGAACATCGACAGGCACATCAGACGGCGGCGGTTGGCTTCGACCAGCCCGTGCATCGACACCTGCACCATCAGCGTTATCAGCCAGATGATGCCGAAGGTGACGTGCAGCCCGTGCGTGCCGACCAGCGTGAAGAAGGAGGACAGGAAGGCGCTGCGCGTCGGGCCGGCGCCTTCGTGGATCAGGTGGATGAACTCATAGAGCTCGAGCCCGATGAAGGCCGCGCCGAACAGTCCGGTGACGGCAAGCCAGAACAG encodes:
- the cyoD gene encoding cytochrome o ubiquinol oxidase subunit IV: MSSQAPAHEDAHEAHHGHSHGHQAGHGTFRSYMMGFALSVVLTAIPFWLVMSGVFASPAVTAVLVMAIGAVQIVVHMVFFLHMNPRSEGGWTMMALIFTIIIVAIALSGSLWVMHHLNSNMMPMSPEMMKNMP
- the cyoC gene encoding cytochrome o ubiquinol oxidase subunit III, with translation MSDQTIDTAEKPEFYLTEDHHPENSTNLGFWLYLMSDCLIFAVLFATHGVLGRNYAAGPSPADLFDLPIVALNTSMLLFSSITYGFAMLQMERNAKAETLFWLAVTGLFGAAFIGLELYEFIHLIHEGAGPTRSAFLSSFFTLVGTHGLHVTFGIIWLITLMVQVSMHGLVEANRRRLMCLSMFWHFLDVVWIGVFSFVYLLGVLG